In a genomic window of Hyphomonas sp.:
- a CDS encoding ABC transporter substrate-binding protein has translation MSRLTSLLLALTLSACGQVKGAAPERPDHPLRIVSLDYCADQYVLKLIDRDRILALSPDAGREFSYMRDAAIGVATVRPVAEDVLILKPDLVVRAYGGGPNASAFFQKAGVPVVDIGWTPDIPAVMENTQRIADELGEPARGAAVNAEMQARLDRLQRRAQTRTALYMTPAGVTTGPGSLIHEMIETAGLTNMQTDAGWRSLPLETLAYETPDVVAAAFFGARTNHPDAWSPMKHPVARDQLTKSEVVSLEGAWTSCSGWFLMDAVEALAEGMTE, from the coding sequence ATGTCGAGACTGACTTCCCTCCTGCTCGCCCTTACCCTGTCCGCCTGCGGACAAGTGAAGGGGGCTGCGCCTGAGCGGCCTGACCACCCCCTGCGGATTGTCAGTCTCGACTATTGCGCGGACCAATATGTCCTGAAACTGATCGACCGCGACCGGATTCTGGCTTTGTCGCCGGACGCCGGTCGGGAATTCTCCTATATGCGGGATGCGGCCATTGGCGTTGCGACTGTACGGCCCGTGGCGGAGGATGTGCTGATCCTGAAGCCGGACCTGGTTGTACGCGCCTATGGCGGGGGACCGAACGCATCTGCCTTTTTTCAGAAGGCGGGCGTCCCCGTCGTGGACATTGGCTGGACACCGGACATTCCGGCGGTGATGGAGAACACGCAGCGCATTGCTGACGAATTGGGTGAGCCGGCGCGCGGCGCCGCCGTGAACGCCGAGATGCAGGCGCGTCTGGACCGGCTGCAAAGGCGCGCGCAGACGCGCACCGCGCTCTACATGACCCCTGCGGGCGTGACCACCGGTCCCGGCTCCCTTATCCATGAGATGATCGAGACGGCCGGCCTGACCAACATGCAGACCGATGCAGGGTGGCGTTCCCTGCCCCTCGAGACCCTTGCCTATGAGACCCCGGACGTGGTGGCCGCCGCTTTCTTTGGAGCAAGAACCAATCATCCCGATGCGTGGAGCCCGATGAAACATCCCGTCGCGCGCGATCAACTGACGAAGAGTGAAGTCGTGTCCCTGGAAGGGGCGTGGACATCCTGCAGCGGCTGGTTCCTGATGGATGCAGTCGAGGCACTTGCGGAGGGCATGACCGAATGA
- a CDS encoding iron ABC transporter permease, translating into MIRERFLLPGLIAASLLAIIAACFLGSTSLPIDRLLGALFGGADAGDRLVVWQIRLPRALAAYIVGAALGISGAALQGLLRNPLAEPGVLGVSASASLMATFSLYYGIASITPWALPIAAIIGALSATAVITLAALRTQSVVTLILIGVGLSSFAGAAMSLLMNLAPNPFSLSDMINWMLGSVANRSFDEIMLAGPFILAGALILFTTRRGLSALTLGEEAASGIGLDLQRQRILTVVGAGLATGGAVALAGAIGFVGIVAPHIIRPLVGHDPARSLLPSALLSGLILVLADIFIRLVPTNSELKLGVVAALIGAPAFVWIAMQRRAGHE; encoded by the coding sequence ATGATCCGGGAGCGCTTCCTTCTGCCCGGCCTGATTGCAGCCAGCCTGCTGGCCATCATTGCTGCCTGTTTCCTCGGATCGACCTCCCTGCCGATCGACCGCCTGCTGGGAGCACTGTTTGGCGGCGCGGATGCTGGCGACCGGCTGGTGGTCTGGCAGATACGCCTGCCTCGCGCGCTGGCGGCCTATATTGTGGGCGCAGCGCTTGGCATCAGCGGGGCGGCGCTTCAGGGCTTGTTGCGAAATCCTCTCGCCGAGCCCGGCGTGCTGGGCGTGTCTGCCTCGGCCTCCCTGATGGCCACATTCTCCCTGTATTACGGGATCGCCTCCATCACGCCGTGGGCCCTGCCGATCGCGGCCATCATTGGCGCCTTGTCGGCGACCGCAGTGATCACGCTCGCTGCCTTGCGGACCCAATCGGTGGTAACCCTGATCCTGATCGGGGTGGGCCTTTCCAGTTTTGCCGGGGCGGCCATGAGCCTGCTCATGAATCTGGCACCCAATCCCTTTTCCCTGTCGGACATGATCAACTGGATGCTCGGTTCAGTCGCCAATCGGAGTTTTGACGAGATCATGTTGGCCGGACCCTTCATTCTGGCGGGTGCCCTGATCCTGTTCACAACCCGGCGCGGCCTATCGGCGCTGACACTGGGCGAGGAAGCCGCCAGCGGGATCGGCCTGGATCTGCAGCGCCAGCGCATCTTGACGGTTGTCGGCGCAGGCCTTGCCACGGGCGGCGCCGTGGCCCTGGCTGGGGCTATCGGTTTTGTCGGCATCGTGGCCCCGCACATAATCAGGCCGCTGGTGGGGCATGATCCGGCACGCTCCCTGCTTCCATCTGCGTTGCTGTCCGGCCTGATCCTTGTTCTGGCCGACATCTTCATCCGGCTGGTTCCGACCAATTCGGAATTGAAGCTGGGCGTGGTTGCGGCCCTGATCGGGGCGCCGGCCTTTGTCTGGATCGCCATGCAGAGGCGGGCCGGCCATGAGTGA
- a CDS encoding ABC transporter ATP-binding protein, whose product MSELVVQSLSVRADRTSLVDTASFSLAPGEFVALLGPNGAGKTSLIRAAIGLQAASDGVAQLGGRPVRMMTPAERARQLAYLPQTRPLAWPNSVRDVVSLGRFGHGAALGRLKGQDAEAVDRALAACGLSDLAERKTNTLSGGELARVHCARAFAAEAPLLIADEPIAALDPRQQFRILDLIRAYVEQGGGALVVLHDIQLAARYASRMIWMKAGRIVADGSPAETLTADRMRDIYGVAARIDGTSVHIEGAA is encoded by the coding sequence ATGAGTGAGCTTGTCGTACAAAGCCTCAGCGTCCGGGCAGACAGGACGTCCTTGGTGGACACGGCCAGCTTTTCGCTCGCGCCGGGCGAATTCGTTGCTCTGCTCGGACCCAATGGTGCAGGCAAGACGAGCCTGATCCGGGCAGCTATCGGCCTGCAGGCGGCCAGCGATGGCGTTGCCCAGCTCGGCGGCCGGCCCGTGCGGATGATGACGCCGGCCGAGCGTGCCCGACAACTGGCCTATCTTCCCCAGACCCGTCCACTGGCCTGGCCGAATTCGGTACGGGACGTGGTGTCACTCGGACGGTTCGGTCATGGTGCGGCTCTGGGACGCCTCAAGGGACAGGATGCCGAGGCCGTCGACCGAGCCCTTGCGGCCTGCGGCCTGAGTGATCTGGCAGAGCGAAAGACGAATACGCTGTCCGGCGGTGAACTGGCGCGCGTGCATTGTGCACGGGCTTTCGCGGCCGAAGCCCCCCTGCTGATAGCGGACGAGCCCATCGCCGCGCTGGACCCGCGCCAGCAATTCCGCATTCTCGACCTGATCCGCGCCTATGTGGAGCAAGGCGGCGGCGCCCTGGTTGTGCTGCACGATATCCAGCTGGCGGCGCGCTACGCCTCGCGGATGATCTGGATGAAGGCGGGCCGGATCGTGGCGGACGGCTCCCCGGCAGAAACGCTGACGGCAGATCGGATGAGAGACATTTACGGCGTGGCCGCGCGTATCGACGGAACCAGTGTCCATATCGAGGGGGCCGCGTGA